One stretch of Arthrobacter polaris DNA includes these proteins:
- a CDS encoding LPXTG cell wall anchor domain-containing protein, with protein MIGSTLTAGAAQAAPSPDTAPAAIGTEALLDVAAPSVESLFGAYVDEYGTTSLESVTVDGAGNFTIRTGEPASAGPATASPMSXLCSPTKLSDDEFAAKFKTEHGTESGSVTIDRENVTGPATAFATDVVNGQGIMFGSGGSLAECSIGWNGFNAQGEKAVITAGHCAADGTSTVTALTDSTKEPAVGGPGFDXHRKLGTFGXSQFGGPKNSPATAPPGWNQDPNTVNNVGTDVAVIDGINPDLNQLAKVTDWTTPASPKNSGPLVTNISEAIPGANICKSGRTTGWTCGTVAEKAIFLVGGRNFANDPNDVRAVRGFSSKDLVAKEGDSGGAIISGTTAVGMISAGGKDGTVYGVSLTDALKHTDGYTVKLALSAPRXTTTAPVFRSTDVTGTVANAPAGTKVSVTIDGQTTNAVVGTDGTWSVKAPXKFGTFAVTAQAKNGYNTSKTTTASIEVIKQTLTTPTIAAPAPDGAVATPVTVITGAGKAGATIELTGDVTGTTKVGEDRTWSFTVSPALEVGSYSITAKQTLDGWNDSQTATNKFTVMPAAPATTSPNNGQEFAFDQGPSAISGTNVKGATVALDVNGTKLAATVTGTTWSVSLGDKLATGEYSVSVVQTVNGIESQPGTSAFKVLGAPAPPATQEPASAPTTEPVPXQQHRPHHSTGAGPTDNDLANTGASSSMLMLGVAGGVLLLGGVVFLLLRRRNSAN; from the coding sequence TTGATTGGCAGCACGCTGACCGCGGGCGCCGCCCAGGCAGCACCTTCGCCCGATACTGCACCCGCCGCGATCGGTACAGAAGCGCTACTGGACGTTGCTGCGCCCAGCGTCGAGTCACTGTTCGGCGCATACGTGGATGAGTACGGCACCACGAGCCTTGAATCGGTCACCGTCGATGGCGCAGGCAACTTCACCATCCGCACCGGCGAGCCGGCAAGTGCAGGCCCGGCCACAGCCAGCCCGATGTCANCGCTCTGTAGCCCCACCAAACTTTCCGACGACGAATTCGCTGCCAAGTTCAAAACTGAGCACGGCACCGAGTCCGGCAGCGTCACGATCGACCGCGAAAATGTCACCGGCCCCGCAACTGCTTTCGCCACCGACGTCGTCAACGGCCAAGGCATCATGTTTGGATCTGGCGGTTCACTCGCCGAGTGCTCGATCGGCTGGAACGGCTTCAACGCTCAGGGCGAGAAAGCCGTTATCACCGCAGGTCACTGCGCCGCCGATGGCACTAGCACTGTGACCGCACTGACGGACTCCACCAAAGAACCGGCCGTAGGCGGCCCCGGATTTGATNCCCACCGAAAGCTGGGCACCTTTGGTNTTTCGCAATTCGGCGGACCCAAGAACAGCCCCGCCACAGCTCCTCCAGGCTGGAACCAGGACCCGAACACAGTCAACAACGTTGGCACCGATGTTGCCGTCATTGACGGCATCAACCCAGATCTGAACCAGCTTGCCAAGGTGACCGATTGGACCACACCAGCATCACCTAAGAACTCCGGTCCGCTGGTGACTAACATCTCCGAGGCCATCCCCGGAGCCAATATTTGCAAGTCAGGGCGCACCACCGGCTGGACGTGTGGAACGGTTGCCGAAAAGGCAATCTTCCTTGTTGGTGGCCGTAACTTCGCCAACGATCCCAACGATGTTCGCGCCGTCCGGGGCTTCTCCTCCAAGGATCTGGTTGCCAAGGAAGGTGACTCCGGCGGAGCCATCATTTCCGGCACTACCGCCGTAGGTATGATCAGTGCTGGCGGCAAAGACGGGACTGTCTACGGCGTTAGCCTCACGGATGCCTTGAAGCACACTGATGGCTACACAGTAAAGCTCGCACTCTCAGCGCCCAGGNTCACCACCACTGCCCCGGTCTTCCGCTCCACGGACGTGACCGGCACAGTGGCCAATGCACCTGCAGGCACCAAGGTATCGGTCACCATTGATGGCCAGACCACCAATGCTGTGGTTGGAACCGACGGCACCTGGAGCGTGAAGGCACCANATAAATTCGGGACCTTCGCCGTCACGGCGCAGGCCAAGAACGGTTACAACACCTCGAAGACGACAACGGCGTCCATTGAGGTCATCAAGCAAACCCTGACTACCCCGACCATCGCAGCACCAGCCCCTGACGGCGCAGTAGCTACCCCGGTCACTGTGATCACTGGCGCTGGCAAGGCTGGCGCAACCATTGAGCTAACCGGCGATGTCACAGGCACCACCAAGGTTGGCGAAGACCGCACTTGGTCCTTCACGGTCTCCCCTGCCCTAGAAGTTGGCAGCTACTCGATCACGGCTAAGCAGACGTTGGACGGCTGGAACGATTCACAGACGGCCACCAACAAGTTCACCGTGATGCCGGCAGCTCCTGCCACCACCTCCCCTAACAACGGCCAGGAGTTCGCATTCGATCAGGGCCCTTCAGCGATCTCCGGTACCAACGTCAAGGGCGCAACGGTAGCCCTGGACGTCAATGGTACGAAGCTCGCTGCCACAGTAACTGGCACCACGTGGAGCGTTTCGCTAGGTGACAAGCTGGCCACCGGGGAATACAGCGTTTCTGTAGTGCAGACTGTTAACGGCATCGAGTCACAGCCAGGCACCTCTGCGTTCAAGGTACTTGGTGCCCCGGCCCCACCAGCAACGCAGGAGCCCGCCTCGGCACCCACCACGGAACCGGTCCCCTNNCAGCAGCACCGGCCCCACCACAGCACCGGCGCAGGCCCCACCGATAACGACCTAGCCAATACTGGCGCTTCCAGCTCAATGCTGATGCTCGGTGTAGCTGGTGGCGTACTGCTTCTAGGTGGCGTAGTGTTCCTGCTCTTGCGCCGCCGCAACTCGGCGAACTAG
- a CDS encoding helix-turn-helix transcriptional regulator, with the protein MRSTKVGSSFGDRLKQERLSRNLTQGELGGEHYSASYISLLENAHREPTDDIVRQLARQLQLAPSSVAGWAHITSXEESEYLRLSLFSQQSWDTRDYLGAATSAQSAAGLAHACKSPVTWWNMTFLAANSLMRNGDLGEAISVLESLLEHXLSTENDALSLRAHQVMAAAMLANGCLQESISYATLAVEIGSGDSAEEFGAYLMALQTLIGALTEAGRLDEAWVHAMVLADAVSEETPPQMAGEIHWVIGNVAFIRHDIRTGIEHHANAGRLLSPAADLSRWAQFNKATAWVRLMAGVVEPATLQTIERSELAHSVVXATVAETLEVSLLRARWNYLTGDLAQALALLSDIESQTAQLAPHIAXDTALLQGSALEASNRKHEALEAYRRAQERYVHAGAQDRAAVAREHIAQIQPC; encoded by the coding sequence GTGAGGAGCACAAAAGTGGGCAGCAGTTTTGGTGATCGACTAAAACAGGAACGATTGTCACGGAACCTGACCCAAGGTGAACTTGGCGGGGAACACTATTCAGCGAGCTACATTTCGCTACTTGAAAATGCCCATAGGGAACCCACCGACGATATTGTTAGGCAGCTCGCACGCCAACTCCAGCTTGCCCCGTCTTCCGTTGCCGGGTGGGCGCACATCACCTCCNCCGAGGAAAGCGAATACCTGCGCCTCTCCCTGTTTTCACAGCAAAGCTGGGATACCCGCGACTATCTCGGGGCGGCCACCAGCGCCCAGTCGGCTGCTGGGCTCGCCCACGCCTGCAAATCACCTGTGACGTGGTGGAACATGACGTTCTTGGCTGCTAATTCGCTCATGCGCAATGGCGATCTCGGCGAAGCTATCAGCGTCCTAGAATCCCTGCTTGAGCACNCCCTCAGCACTGAAAATGACGCCTTATCACTGCGGGCCCACCAAGTCATGGCTGCAGCAATGCTGGCCAATGGGTGTTTACAGGAGTCGATTTCCTATGCAACGCTCGCCGTCGAAATTGGTTCCGGGGACAGTGCTGAAGAGTTCGGCGCCTATCTCATGGCGTTGCAGACGCTCATTGGAGCGCTAACCGAAGCCGGACGCCTTGACGAGGCGTGGGTGCACGCCATGGTTCTTGCCGATGCCGTCAGCGAGGAGACGCCTCCTCAGATGGCTGGCGAAATTCATTGGGTCATTGGCAATGTTGCCTTCATTCGCCACGACATTCGTACAGGGATTGAACATCACGCAAACGCAGGACGGCTGCTCTCCCCTGCAGCAGATCTTTCGCGCTGGGCGCAGTTCAATAAAGCCACAGCGTGGGTACGCCTCATGGCTGGTGTGGTGGAACCGGCCACGTTGCAAACCATCGAACGCAGCGAATTGGCCCATTCGGTGGTGNGGGCCACTGTCGCTGAAACCCTGGAGGTCTCACTGCTGCGTGCACGGTGGAACTACCTCACCGGCGACCTAGCGCAGGCACTGGCACTGCTAAGCGACATCGAGTCACAAACAGCGCAGCTCGCCCCTCACATTGCGNGGGATACGGCCTTGCTCCAGGGCAGTGCGCTGGAGGCCTCAAACCGCAAACACGAAGCGCTGGAGGCCTACCGGCGGGCTCAGGAACGATACGTCCATGCTGGTGCTCAGGACAGGGCAGCGGTTGCGCGCGAACATATTGCCCAGATTCAGCCCTGTTGA
- a CDS encoding META domain-containing protein — MKKCAVLLGAVLVLLLASACTASPDSSPTLEPTSKPNSGVAASSAPNDQCTPVAGGIPAQVPDFDCLNLSSVSGSDATGELAWLGTDPFTLVTTVLDSKLSFSSKTPCNTLMSSATVTDTQFIVDPQMAMTMMACQSXQSDYEGWVVKFFXAPLNYTLNADSLVLSNTEGTVTFKAAGS, encoded by the coding sequence ATGAAGAAATGTGCGGTTCTTTTGGGAGCGGTCCTGGTCTTATTGCTGGCAAGTGCCTGCACCGCTTCCCCAGACAGCAGCCCCACTCTGGAGCCTACAAGCAAGCCGAACTCAGGTGTTGCCGCCTCCTCCGCCCCAAATGATCAATGCACACCGGTGGCTGGTGGCATCCCAGCTCAGGTGCCAGATTTTGACTGTCTGAATCTGAGCTCGGTCAGCGGCAGCGACGCAACCGGCGAGCTGGCGTGGCTGGGCACCGACCCGTTTACCTTGGTAACAACGGTGCTTGATTCAAAGCTGTCCTTTTCCTCCAAAACTCCTTGCAACACCCTCATGAGTTCAGCCACAGTCACTGATACGCAGTTCATTGTGGATCCCCAGATGGCCATGACAATGATGGCCTGCCAGAGCNCCCAGAGCGACTACGAAGGCTGGGTTGTGAAGTTCTTTNCCGCCCCACTGAACTACACCCTGAACGCTGACTCCCTTGTCCTAAGCAATACCGAAGGTACTGTCACGTTCAAGGCGGCAGGATCCTAA
- a CDS encoding metallophosphoesterase has product MARTRTARSRLTTLSTAAGLAVAAGAGAVAYGALIERHWFQIREESLAILPPGSAPFTLLHLSDIHLSXGQHKXTEWLRDLAALQPDLVVNTGDNLSHPKAIAPLLEALGPLMDFPGVFVPGSNDYFAPSFKNXFSYFTGPSKLNAGVRHHPIALDTEALHTGFGLGGWVNLTNRAQSIPLKGIRFDFSGVDDPHLNRERYAGWPRGAVGQDTAPHVRIAVAHAXYQRVLDHFTGEGADLILAGHTHGGQVCLPGYGALVSNCDLPTWRARGLNDWDAKGLTTPVNVSAGIGTARTAXFRFACRPEAVVLTLTENRSFFIRLLQQVQDVYP; this is encoded by the coding sequence ATGGCACGTACGCGTACAGCCCGGTCCCGCCTCACAACCCTGAGCACGGCGGCGGGGCTTGCCGTCGCCGCCGGTGCAGGCGCTGTGGCCTATGGTGCCCTGATTGAACGGCACTGGTTCCAGATCCGGGAAGAATCGTTGGCCATCTTGCCGCCCGGGTCAGCACCCTTCACTCTCCTGCACCTCTCCGACATCCATTTGTCCNCCGGACAGCACAAANAGACCGAATGGTTGCGGGATCTTGCAGCACTTCAGCCGGATCTTGTGGTCAACACAGGCGACAACCTCAGCCACCCAAAAGCGATTGCACCGCTTCTGGAGGCGTTGGGACCGCTGATGGACTTTCCAGGCGTCTTTGTCCCTGGCTCCAACGATTACTTTGCGCCCAGCTTCAAGAACNCCTTCTCCTACTTCACGGGCCCGTCCAAACTGAATGCGGGTGTACGCCACCATCCCATTGCGCTAGATACCGAGGCCCTGCATACCGGATTCGGGCTCGGCGGCTGGGTCAATCTGACAAACCGCGCCCAGTCCATCCCGCTCAAAGGCATCCGCTTTGACTTCAGCGGCGTTGACGATCCCCACCTCAACCGGGAACGTTATGCGGGCTGGCCGCGCGGCGCCGTCGGCCAGGACACCGCACCACATGTTCGGATCGCCGTAGCCCACGCCNCCTACCAACGGGTTCTGGACCATTTCACCGGCGAGGGCGCGGACTTGATCCTTGCAGGCCATACCCATGGCGGCCAGGTCTGTCTGCCCGGCTACGGCGCACTTGTTAGCAATTGTGATCTACCCACGTGGCGCGCACGGGGACTCAATGATTGGGACGCCAAAGGACTTACAACGCCGGTGAACGTCTCCGCGGGCATCGGCACCGCCCGCACAGCCNCCTTCCGCTTCGCCTGCCGGCCTGAGGCTGTTGTTCTAACGCTGACCGAAAACCGTAGCTTCTTTATCCGACTGCTCCAACAAGTACAGGATGTGTACCCATGA
- the purD gene encoding phosphoribosylamine--glycine ligase, which produces MKVLVIGPGGREHALVRSLLSDPNVSEVHAAPGNAGIAAIVPTHQLDASDPAAVAALALKLGSDLVVVGPEAPLAAGVADAVREAGIPVFGPSREAAQLEASKAFAKTVMAEAQVPTAMAKVAVNTQEAADALDAFGAPYVVKDDGLAAGKGVVVTNDRAEALAHAQSCFDVGGTVVIEEFLDGPEVSLFVLADGRTVIPLAPAQDFKRIFDGDEGPNTGGMGAYSPLEWAPTGLVQEVIDRVAQPTIDAMAHRGTPFTGVLYCGLALTSRGTRVIEFNARFGDPETQAVLARLXRPLGGVLMAAAKGQLDSIEELRWAPETAVAVVLASENYPEAPRTGDRIRGLKKANRLDGVQVLHAGTATDVDGNTVSAGGRVLAVVGLGIDLEDARERAYSGIEQISLEGSQYRTDIAAKAARGEISVVNNAADTAAQA; this is translated from the coding sequence GTGAAGGTTTTAGTCATTGGCCCTGGAGGCCGCGAACATGCCCTTGTCCGCTCGTTGCTTAGCGACCCCAACGTCAGTGAGGTCCATGCCGCNCCCGGCAATGCAGGGATCGCAGCCATCGTGCCAACGCACCAGCTGGACGCTAGTGATCCAGCCGCCGTTGCAGCCCTAGCCCTGAAGCTTGGCAGCGACCTGGTGGTGGTGGGGCCTGAAGCTCCGCTGGCAGCCGGTGTGGCAGATGCTGTGCGGGAAGCTGGAATTCCTGTGTTTGGCCCCAGTCGGGAAGCCGCTCAGCTAGAAGCGTCCAAGGCGTTTGCAAAGACCGTCATGGCAGAGGCTCAAGTCCCCACAGCGATGGCGAAGGTTGCCGTCAACACGCAAGAAGCCGCCGACGCCTTAGATGCTTTCGGAGCNCCCTATGTGGTCAAGGATGACGGACTCGCCGCCGGTAAAGGNGTAGTTGTCACCAACGATCGCGCTGAAGCACTGGCCCACGCGCAGTCCTGTTTTGACGTAGGCGGCACAGTGGTCATCGAGGAATTTCTGGATGGCCCCGAGGTATCCCTNTTTGTTTTGGCCGACGGGCGCACAGTCATCCCACTGGCCCCGGCTCAAGACTTCAAACGTATTTTCGACGGCGACGAAGGCCCCAACACTGGCGGTATGGGTGCATACTCACCGCTGGAGTGGGCTCCCACTGGTCTAGTCCAAGAAGTCATAGATCGCGTTGCCCAGCCGACCATTGACGCCATGGCACATCGCGGGACTCCCTTCACAGGTGTCCTGTACTGCGGGCTGGCCCTGACCAGCCGTGGCACCCGTGTCATTGAATTCAACGCACGCTTTGGCGATCCCGAGACGCAGGCAGTCCTTGCCCGGTTGNNAAGACCCCTTGGCGGAGTCCTCATGGCGGCAGCCAAAGGCCAACTCGATAGCATCGAGGAGCTGCGCTGGGCACCTGAGACAGCAGTCGCCGTCGTACTCGCCAGCGAAAACTACCCTGAGGCGCCGCGCACCGGAGACAGGATTCGCGGGCTGAAGAAGGCAAATAGGCTCGACGGCGTCCAGGTCCTGCATGCGGGCACCGCCACGGACGTAGACGGGAACACTGTTAGTGCAGGCGGGCGCGTGCTGGCCGTGGTTGGTTTAGGTATTGACCTTGAGGATGCACGCGAGCGGGCCTATTCCGGGATCGAACAAATCTCACTCGAAGGCAGCCAGTACCGCACCGACATTGCGGCGAAGGCAGCCCGCGGGGAAATCAGCGTCGTCAACAACGCAGCAGATACTGCCGCACAGGCCTAA
- a CDS encoding DUF6541 family protein, producing the protein MSSWFEALPAFATAVLILALPGAVVLVVLRVRGLFAMCLAPAVSVSVVSVSAVVAPLIHLPWNIPIVLLGTAVASGVAWAARRFIPGLSVAPLFHTXNPLAGVGSAAIGVLVALAMTTVLLVLVASDPEQFTQGYDSVFHLNATEFAVQTSNASSFAISGFILPTGKAAFYXGAWHGLTSLLAIVTGISIPAATNIMWLAVAGLVWPLSCVFLTRVLFGGRGMLLVCAGILAAAFPAFPWLLLQYGSVYPNSLSNALVPVGIGLVLLILRSAIHSGLEPAQALAVVALFLPGAITAQPNGVFSILLVLTPLLVYLLFAWIRTGFALGHRNGWRRAGLLVLVSAGISVALLTLPQIRGLFSYTSPAFLPFPLALIRNFTHAPAPIWFPALALSALVLLGMRTGFRRPGLRWLPAALVLLAFTYXLAAGTNFVPANIAMAPWWDNPERIAALMPLLAVPLSALGMVWLLDLLNARFPAXLSGPALWQRKGKSVAAASLVVVLAFSNPGLWQMTAQVGAVYNVPAEPNGQAQVDAQELALIHRLSKYTTADDVIANNPYNGSALAMALAGRTMLFPYSSQSDLSPDLYTLRFWLNRVGSDXSVCAAAKRQXVTFLLDFGTDYIPAFNDXRSLYPGXTLSPDSDAFTLVANEGHARLYKLTMCGGEPLP; encoded by the coding sequence GTGAGCTCATGGTTTGAAGCGCTGCCGGCGTTCGCCACTGCAGTGCTGATACTTGCCCTGCCCGGTGCAGTAGTCCTGGTTGTATTGCGGGTGCGCGGGTTGTTCGCTATGTGCCTAGCCCCTGCTGTATCTGTTTCAGTAGTGTCTGTCAGCGCCGTTGTGGCTCCGCTCATCCACCTGCCCTGGAACATCCCCATTGTCCTCCTTGGCACTGCCGTCGCTTCGGGCGTGGCCTGGGCGGCCCGGCGTTTCATCCCAGGGCTTAGCGTTGCACCCCTATTTCACACCNATAATCCCTTAGCCGGTGTGGGATCTGCCGCCATTGGCGTGCTGGTAGCTCTGGCCATGACCACGGTGCTACTCGTCTTGGTTGCCTCCGACCCCGAACAATTCACACAGGGCTACGACTCTGTGTTTCACCTGAACGCGACAGAGTTTGCCGTTCAAACTTCTAACGCTTCTTCCTTTGCCATCTCCGGTTTCATCCTGCCCACTGGCAAGGCCGCCTTCTACNCCGGCGCATGGCATGGTCTCACCAGCTTGCTTGCCATTGTCACAGGAATCTCCATCCCTGCTGCCACCAACATCATGTGGCTTGCAGTGGCAGGGTTAGTGTGGCCCCTTAGCTGCGTATTTCTGACCCGAGTTTTGTTTGGTGGGCGGGGCATGCTGCTGGTCTGTGCCGGTATTTTGGCCGCCGCGTTCCCCGCCTTTCCATGGCTTTTGCTGCAGTATGGTTCTGTCTACCCCAATTCCCTTTCTAATGCCCTTGTCCCGGTGGGAATCGGCCTAGTCCTGTTGATATTGCGCTCGGCTATCCATTCAGGGTTGGAGCCCGCCCAGGCACTGGCTGTTGTGGCCCTGTTTCTGCCGGGAGCCATCACAGCACAGCCCAATGGCGTGTTCAGCATCCTCTTAGTTCTGACACCGCTGCTCGTTTACCTCCTCTTCGCATGGATTCGTACAGGATTTGCTTTGGGCCACCGTAACGGTTGGCGGCGTGCGGGTCTGCTTGTTCTGGTGTCAGCTGGAATATCGGTGGCGTTGTTGACCTTGCCGCAAATTCGTGGCTTGTTTTCCTATACCAGTCCCGCATTCCTACCTTTCCCCTTAGCCCTGATCAGGAATTTCACTCACGCCCCGGCGCCCATCTGGTTCCCGGCACTGGCGCTTAGTGCACTCGTTCTGCTGGGTATGCGTACCGGATTCCGCCGCCCAGGACTGCGTTGGCTGCCTGCTGCCTTAGTGTTGCTGGCCTTTACCTACNCCTTGGCAGCTGGCACCAACTTCGTACCGGCCAACATCGCCATGGCGCCTTGGTGGGATAACCCCGAACGCATTGCAGCTCTGATGCCCTTACTGGCGGTGCCTTTATCTGCTCTGGGAATGGTGTGGCTCCTGGACTTGCTCAACGCTAGGTTCCCAGCAGNNCTCTCAGGACCAGCCCTGTGGCAGCGCAAAGGCAAGAGCGTAGCGGCGGCGAGTCTGGTCGTTGTGCTTGCCTTCTCCAACCCGGGCCTGTGGCAGATGACGGCCCAGGTTGGCGCCGTATATAACGTACCTGCCGAACCAAATGGACAGGCACAGGTGGATGCGCAGGAGTTGGCGTTGATTCACCGGCTCTCAAAATACACCACCGCAGATGATGTGATCGCCAACAACCCCTATAATGGCTCAGCCCTGGCCATGGCATTGGCTGGCCGGACAATGCTGTTCCCTTACAGCTCGCAGAGTGATCTGAGTCCGGATTTGTACACGCTGCGCTTCTGGCTCAATCGTGTTGGCAGTGACNCAAGTGTGTGTGCGGCGGCAAAACGGCAGNGGGTGACATTCCTGCTCGACTTTGGCACCGATTACATTCCGGCGTTCAACGACNCCCGATCGCTCTATCCAGGGNTGACGCTCTCCCCTGATTCAGATGCCTTCACCTTAGTGGCGAATGAAGGACACGCCCGTCTGTACAAACTCACCATGTGTGGAGGGGAACCTTTGCCCTAA
- a CDS encoding phosphoribosylaminoimidazolesuccinocarboxamide synthase gives MNSAIPTAPVLPGWTHLYSGKVRDLYQPAGTGGPFVGREDVVLVVASDRISAFDHVLATEIPDKGRILTGLSLWWFEQLDVPNHLVATTVEDGVPASVAGRAMVCKKLEMFPIECISRGYLTGSGLLEYGLSQTVCTLPLPAGLVDGSRLEEAIFTPSAKAEVGAHDENISYETMVETVGATVAADLRKLTLEIYSRAEEIARERGIILADTKVEFGNNPATGVITLGDEVLTPDSSRFWDAQLWAPGQAQPSFDKQYVRDWLASEESGWDRACDTPPPALPAEVVERTRARYVDAFERLTGTTFI, from the coding sequence ATGAATTCCGCAATCCCAACAGCCCCCGTCCTGCCGGGCTGGACCCATCTTTATTCAGGCAAAGTCCGTGACCTCTATCAACCCGCCGGCACGGGAGGGCCGTTCGTGGGACGTGAGGACGTGGTCTTGGTGGTGGCCAGTGACCGTATTAGCGCTTTTGACCACGTCCTCGCCACCGAGATTCCCGATAAAGGCCGCATCCTGACCGGGTTGAGTCTGTGGTGGTTTGAGCAGCTGGACGTGCCTAACCACCTCGTGGCAACCACCGTTGAAGACGGTGTTCCTGCGTCCGTGGCCGGGCGTGCCATGGTGTGCAAGAAGCTGGAAATGTTCCCCATCGAGTGCATTTCCCGNGGCTACCTTACAGGGTCGGGACTACTGGAATATGGCCTCTCACAAACAGTGTGCACTCTGCCGCTACCTGCTGGTTTGGTGGACGGATCGCGGCTCGAAGAGGCCATTTTCACGCCGTCCGCGAAGGCTGAAGTAGGTGCGCACGATGAAAACATCAGCTACGAGACCATGGTGGAAACTGTTGGGGCCACGGTTGCGGCGGACCTGCGCAAGTTGACCTTGGAGATTTACTCCCGCGCTGAGGAAATTGCCCGTGAGCGTGGCATTATCTTAGCTGACACCAAGGTTGAGTTCGGGAACAACCCCGCCACCGGTGTGATTACNCTTGGGGACGAAGTGCTGACGCCTGATTCCTCGCGATTCTGGGACGCCCAGTTGTGGGCTCCGGGCCAGGCACAGCCTAGCTTCGACAAGCAGTACGTGCGCGATTGGCTGGCAAGTGAGGAATCTGGTTGGGACAGGGCCTGCGATACCCCACCGCCTGCCCTTCCAGCAGAGGTCGTAGAGCGCACACGCGCCCGCTATGTTGACGCATTTGAGCGCCTGACCGGAACAACGTTTATCTAA
- a CDS encoding zinc ribbon domain-containing protein YjdM codes for MSETLSPCPVCASEYTYAMGELXVCPECAHEWSPTEVGQENADGGEPESVVKDAVGNILSDGDTVSIVKTMKIKGSXQDLKIGTRVRNIRLITPVNGHDIDAKVDGFGPMKLKSSVVKRPDPAQLSMTGMFG; via the coding sequence ATGAGTGAGACACTTTCCCCGTGCCCGGTTTGCGCCAGCGAGTACACCTACGCGATGGGTGAGCTTNTGGTTTGTCCAGAATGCGCCCACGAATGGTCCCCGACCGAGGTGGGGCAAGAAAACGCTGACGGTGGGGAACCAGAATCCGTGGTGAAGGATGCTGTGGGAAATATTCTCTCCGATGGCGATACCGTAAGCATTGTTAAGACCATGAAGATTAAAGGCAGCNCCCAGGACCTCAAGATCGGCACCCGGGTCCGGAACATCCGTCTGATCACTCCTGTCAACGGCCATGACATCGATGCAAAGGTGGACGGCTTCGGTCCCATGAAGCTTAAGTCCAGTGTGGTCAAAAGGCCTGACCCGGCCCAACTATCTATGACGGGGATGTTTGGGTGA